The genomic segment ACAAGAACGGTTTTCTTTGGGTCAAGATTTAATTTTGCCATTGCCTTGTCAAGCTGGGGCAAAATTTGCGAATGTCCACAACCGGGACAGAAAGGAAGTTCAACTTCTTTCATATATACAACATTTTTTACAACAGCCATCTTGCTAAAAAATTTTGTTTTTACTTTATTGCGAAACTCAAAATTGCCCATATGGCAGTTATAACTAAAGTCGCAAATCCAATAAATAAACCAACCATCCACTTAATTAAATTAACTCTTACCGCGTCAATTCTATCATTCAATTCAGTTTTAACCGATTCTATTCTCTCTGTCATCTCATTTCTGACCGCTCCGATCTTCTCGCTCAATTCGGTTTTAGCTAACTCAATCCTTTCAATCATTTCGGTTTTAGCTGATTCAATTCTCTCAATCATTTCAGTTTTATCTCTTTCGGTTTTCTCATACAGAGCGATCAATCTTTTATCAATCTCGTCAAACTTTTTGTCAATATCATTAAACTTTTCACGAATAGTTTCATAAACGAATGTTTCTAATCTTAAAACTCTCTGTTCAAGGTTTTCAAGTGTAGTCGCCATTCTTAACTTCTATTGCTTTTTAAAATTTCGTTCAAAATTTTGCGAGGATTTATAAGTGTCGTATCCATTTGGTTTATTCGCACGATGTTAACTTTTGATTTTTCAATTATCCTTTCAATTTCAAGAACATATTGCCCATTGTTCATTTCAGGAAAGATTATCGTCTTGATCCCGTCAAGTGCATTTTTAATTTCATTTTCTGGAACTGGCCATAAAAGATTTATGATTAAATGTGAAACTTTGTTTCCCATTTCTCTTGCGAGTTCAACAGCTTCAATTGCGCTTCTCGCTGTTATTCCATAAGATATAACAAGTGTTTCGGCGCCATCTTGTTTATCAAATTTCGCGATGTGAGGGAAGTATTGTTTAATTTTTTCTTCGCTAATTTTTTTGTCAAGATGTTCCATCATTATTTGAATTTTCTCTGGCGATGTTAAAAGATTACCATATTCGTCGTGAGTTGATGTAGTATATCTGACGATATGCTTCCCACCAAACGGATGGAAAAGAGGAATATCATCAATTTTTTCAAAATAATATGGTTTATATTCTTCAGCCTCTTCAGGTAAATACTTTCTATCAATGACTTCTGGTTTTTCAACTTTTGACCAATCAATCCTTTGCCTTGTCATTGAAAGCTCTTTGCTTGAAACAAGGAAAACGGGGACACGGAAAATTTCAGCGAGATTAAAAGCATAAATTGTAAAAGTGTAACACTCTTCAACCGTTGTTGGAGAAATTGCTATGATTGGATAACCGCCCGATGTACCCCATCTTATAAACTGAATATCTCCTTGTCCATCTTTGGTTGCTGAACCAGTTGCTGGACCTTGGCGTTGGACATCAACAATTACAAGTGGAGTTTCCCCCATGATGGCAAGTCCAATGTTTTCACTGTAAAGCGAGATCCCTGGACCACTTGTCGCTGTCATTGCTTTTTTCCCTGCCATTGATGCACCAATACAAAAGCCAATTGAGGCAATTTCGTCTTCGGCTTGAATTGCGAAGCCTCCAACTTTGGGGAGTTCTTCCATCATTCCAAGCAGAATTGGGGTCGCAGGAGTTATCGGATAACCAGCAAAAAATTTACATCCCGCGTCAATTGCACCTTTAACGATTGCTTCGTTTCCATCAAGGAACTCTATCATTTTCAAAGTTCTCTTTGTTTTGGTTTAACTAAAATTAGCACTTTAAACTTTAAAAACGAAATTTTCGCATAGCAAGCGGGAAAGTTTTATATTTTCAAAAAATTTAAATTCTCATCGGATGCTGAAAGAAGTCTATCAAAATATCGTAAACGAGCTTTTAAAAGAGTGCATTGGCTACTGAGGGTGCAAAGTTTATGTTTGAAGTCGCAAGCGAAGTAACTAAGCACGATGAGTAGGTTTTTAAACTTAGTTGTTTTTGTAAGATTTTTTGTTATATTTAAGCATAAGGAAGGTTATGCTTTTTTGTGTCATTTGCACAGGGGCATTTCCTTCCGAAGCTTTAAAGAATGTATTTAAAATTTAATTTGGTTTATTGCTATGGGTTCAATTTTTTCTTCTGTTGGCTTTAAAGTTGAAACACAAAAGGATCTTGTTGATCTCGTTGAGAGCACAATAGGAGATAAAGAGTTCAGCGATTCTTTTGGTGTCTTTCAGAAGGTTCAGCTTGCAGGTTATACCTTGAATGCAGGACATGGGATCGTTTTTAATGTAAATTTAGCCCATATGGGCGAAGGATGGGAAATTGTGGATGTATCACCATGTTTTTATGGAGATAAAGAACATTCAGTTGTTTTAAAAGATTGTGAACTTTATCAAGATGTTGAAGACGAATGGAAATTTTATCTTTATGGGGTTGATGAGAAAACGGGAACGCCAGTTGAACTTTACATTTCTAATTTTGTTCAGTGTGCTTCGTATCTTCCTCCAATGGCTGAAAAATATGAAGTTATACCAGTTGGACTTGCATATAATGGTGAAATCCTTCCGCCCAGAAGATTAATTCAAAGCGATGTTTTGGAAGAAGGTTCAACGATGGCTAACTTTTTCGTTCAAACAGCGCAAATTCAAGCAATGGAAAATATACCGCCGGTAGTCTATGGATTGCTTGGAGATATAATTGATTTTAAAAAGATAAAGAATGAATGGACTGGAGAAGAAGTTTATTGGCTTTATGTTGATACAAGTCCATTTAAACTTGAGGTTTTGATAAATCCATCGGATCTTGAAGGAGAGCCGGAGGTAGGAAAGAGATTGTTTGCGACTGTGTGGCTACAGGGTCAAGTCACCCCTAAATAGTAAAAAGCGGGGCTTTTGCCCCGCTTTTTTTTATGCTTCAATTGCTTCAAGAAGAATTTCAGCTATATCTTTAACTTCAACTTTATCAGCTGCATCTTTTGCTTTGAGTCCATCTGTTAACATCGTCATGCAGAATGGGCAGGCGGAAGCGATAATATCTGGATTTAAGCTCAGCGCTTCTTCTGTTCTTTCAATGTTGATTCTCTTTCCGATCTTTTCTTCCATAAACATCCTTGCGCCACCTGCACCGCAACATAAACCTTTATCCCTTGTTCTCTTCATTTCTTCAAATTTTACGCCTTTAATTGATGCAAGAATGTCTCTCGGGGCATCATAAATGTCGTTATATCTGCCAAGATAACAAGAGTCGTGATAAGTTATTTTCTTTTCAATTGGCTTCGCAAGTTTCAATCTGCCTTCAATTAAAAGTTTTTCAAGGAATTCAACATGGTGGTAAACCTCGTAATTCCCACCGAAATCTGGATATTCATTTTTTAGTGTGTTGAAGCAGTGTGGACAGATTGTTATGATTTTCTTAACATTGTATTTTGAAAATGTTTGAATGTTTTCCTGAATAAGCATCTGGGCAAGGTATTCATTTCCAGCTCTTCTCGCTGGATCCCCAGTGCATTTTTCTTCATTACCAAGGATGCCAAAGCTTATATTTGCAAGTTTCAAAAGTTTTGCCACGGCAATAGCAACTTTTCTATATCTTGAGTCATATGAACCGGCACAACCAACCCATAATAGATATTCCACATTTGAGTCTTCAGCAAGGGTTCTTATATCAAGACCATTTGCCCATTCACCACGGGATGAATGACTAAATGCCCAGGGTGTGAAGTTGTTTTCAAGGTTTCTAAATGTATTTGAAAGTTCGGTTGGAAATTTTGATTCCGTCAAAACGAGATATCTTCGCATATCAATTATCGTTTGAACATGCTCAATCATTACAGGACATTCCTGAACACAGGCCATGCAGGTTGTGCAAGCCCAAAGCTCCTCTTCGGTTATATAGTTATATACAAGGGTTTTATTTGATGTTATGTCATCTTGTGGTTTCAAATTAAGTAAAGCAGGTGCTTTTTCCATTGTCCTTTTTCTTACACTTACAATTATTTCTCTTGGTGAAAGTGGTTTCCCAGTTAAATTAGCGGGGCAAGCAGATGTACATCTGCCACATTCGGTGCAGGTATATCCATCAAGAATTTGTTTCCATGAAAGATCTTCAACATCAAGAACGCCAAACTTTTCAACATTTTCAATGTTCTCAAAACTTATGGGATTTAAAGCACCTTTGGGTTTAAGGGAACTAAAGTAAACATTTGGTATTGATGTTATAATATGCAAGTGTTTTGAGAAGGGAAGATAGTTTAGGAACCCAAATACAAGCAAAATATGCAACCACCAAAAAATTTGATGTAAAATTTCTTGTGCTGTGTATCCGAATTTATCAAGGATACCAGCGAACCATAATGAGGCAAATCTTAGATCATAGTAATCTGCATTCCCGATGTTAATTTGCGTGGCATAAGTCCCGAACATAGTAAGCATCACCATAAATATAAGAACAAGTATAATTGTCGCATCAATTTGAGAGGATTTTTCAACTTGAAGTCGCTTTGGTCTCTGAATATATCTTCTGTAAAGTGCGATAAGAACCGAGATCACAACAGCAGTCCCCATCAGATCTTGAAGAAAGGCAATATAACGATAAGGTCTTCCAATGATTGAAAGATTGAAATTGAAGAGCCCCTCAAGAATTGCGTCAGTTATTGCAGTTAAAAGTATTACAAATCCCCAGAAAATAAAAAAGTGCATCCACCCAGCAACGAACTCTCTTAAGAGCTTTTTTTGACCAAATGCTATTGATAAAACTCTCTTTATCCTCTCAATTGGTTTGTCAAATCTGTTTTCAGGTTTCCCGATTTTTAGATATGTATATAATCTTCTTGCGTTGAAGAAAAAAACGGAGATTGAAATTGCGAAGATAATAAGGAAGAGCAAGTTTTTTAAAGGCATACGGAGCTTTATTTTTGTTTTTCAGGTTTTATCGTCAGGACGGGACACTTTGCTTTGCGCACAAT from the Candidatus Kryptonium sp. genome contains:
- a CDS encoding 2-oxoacid:acceptor oxidoreductase subunit alpha: MIEFLDGNEAIVKGAIDAGCKFFAGYPITPATPILLGMMEELPKVGGFAIQAEDEIASIGFCIGASMAGKKAMTATSGPGISLYSENIGLAIMGETPLVIVDVQRQGPATGSATKDGQGDIQFIRWGTSGGYPIIAISPTTVEECYTFTIYAFNLAEIFRVPVFLVSSKELSMTRQRIDWSKVEKPEVIDRKYLPEEAEEYKPYYFEKIDDIPLFHPFGGKHIVRYTTSTHDEYGNLLTSPEKIQIMMEHLDKKISEEKIKQYFPHIAKFDKQDGAETLVISYGITARSAIEAVELAREMGNKVSHLIINLLWPVPENEIKNALDGIKTIIFPEMNNGQYVLEIERIIEKSKVNIVRINQMDTTLINPRKILNEILKSNRS
- a CDS encoding DUF3881 family protein codes for the protein MGSIFSSVGFKVETQKDLVDLVESTIGDKEFSDSFGVFQKVQLAGYTLNAGHGIVFNVNLAHMGEGWEIVDVSPCFYGDKEHSVVLKDCELYQDVEDEWKFYLYGVDEKTGTPVELYISNFVQCASYLPPMAEKYEVIPVGLAYNGEILPPRRLIQSDVLEEGSTMANFFVQTAQIQAMENIPPVVYGLLGDIIDFKKIKNEWTGEEVYWLYVDTSPFKLEVLINPSDLEGEPEVGKRLFATVWLQGQVTPK
- a CDS encoding heterodisulfide reductase-related iron-sulfur binding cluster — its product is MLFLIIFAISISVFFFNARRLYTYLKIGKPENRFDKPIERIKRVLSIAFGQKKLLREFVAGWMHFFIFWGFVILLTAITDAILEGLFNFNLSIIGRPYRYIAFLQDLMGTAVVISVLIALYRRYIQRPKRLQVEKSSQIDATIILVLIFMVMLTMFGTYATQINIGNADYYDLRFASLWFAGILDKFGYTAQEILHQIFWWLHILLVFGFLNYLPFSKHLHIITSIPNVYFSSLKPKGALNPISFENIENVEKFGVLDVEDLSWKQILDGYTCTECGRCTSACPANLTGKPLSPREIIVSVRKRTMEKAPALLNLKPQDDITSNKTLVYNYITEEELWACTTCMACVQECPVMIEHVQTIIDMRRYLVLTESKFPTELSNTFRNLENNFTPWAFSHSSRGEWANGLDIRTLAEDSNVEYLLWVGCAGSYDSRYRKVAIAVAKLLKLANISFGILGNEEKCTGDPARRAGNEYLAQMLIQENIQTFSKYNVKKIITICPHCFNTLKNEYPDFGGNYEVYHHVEFLEKLLIEGRLKLAKPIEKKITYHDSCYLGRYNDIYDAPRDILASIKGVKFEEMKRTRDKGLCCGAGGARMFMEEKIGKRINIERTEEALSLNPDIIASACPFCMTMLTDGLKAKDAADKVEVKDIAEILLEAIEA